A stretch of the Sphingobacterium thalpophilum genome encodes the following:
- a CDS encoding Dps family protein: MKTSIGIKDADLKKVAKLLNVLLADEHILYMKTRNAHWNVEGADFHAAHLFLESQYDELAEVIDEIAERVRTLGHYAVGTFDKYLKLTRLTESTSEKTDSQSYYKELLADHEAIAMALRADISVVEETADNGTEDFLVGLLEKHEKMAWMLRAHFIK; this comes from the coding sequence ATGAAAACTTCAATCGGAATTAAAGATGCAGACTTAAAAAAAGTTGCGAAATTGCTCAATGTGCTATTGGCAGACGAACATATTCTTTATATGAAAACACGTAATGCACATTGGAATGTTGAAGGCGCTGATTTTCATGCCGCTCATTTATTTTTGGAATCGCAGTACGATGAGCTTGCTGAAGTGATTGATGAAATTGCAGAGCGTGTGCGCACGCTGGGTCATTACGCAGTAGGCACGTTTGATAAATATTTGAAGCTAACCCGTCTGACAGAATCCACTTCAGAAAAAACAGACAGCCAGTCTTATTATAAGGAGCTGCTGGCCGATCATGAAGCTATCGCCATGGCTCTGCGTGCCGATATTTCGGTAGTGGAAGAAACCGCAGATAACGGCACAGAGGACTTTTTGGTAGGTTTGCTGGAAAAGCACGAAAAGATGGCCTGGATGCTCCGCGCGCATTTTATTAAATAG